From Arcticibacter tournemirensis, one genomic window encodes:
- a CDS encoding porin family protein, whose translation MMSKFFTTLLIVLSLCTTVFSQTKGETEFGFHVGYNAATVTSDDNITNSKYRSGFNAGVSVDYFFSDRWSIKGEFTYDQKGWNNGYFDSGSGPVTTNYHLDYLTIPVMANWHFGRTRNWYLNFGPYVGILLSASETARDTDIKSILSSTDFGLDAGIGVKIPVSEKTKFFIELNGQSGFTDLVKDNTGMTIRSSTSNINIGFNF comes from the coding sequence ATGATGTCAAAATTTTTTACTACCCTTCTTATCGTACTAAGCCTTTGTACAACCGTTTTTTCTCAAACAAAAGGCGAAACAGAATTCGGTTTTCATGTTGGTTACAACGCAGCAACAGTTACCAGCGATGATAACATTACGAACAGCAAATACAGGAGCGGTTTTAATGCTGGAGTTTCTGTGGACTATTTTTTTTCTGATCGCTGGAGCATTAAAGGTGAGTTCACGTATGATCAGAAAGGATGGAATAATGGTTACTTTGATAGTGGCAGCGGTCCTGTCACCACAAACTATCACCTGGATTACCTTACTATTCCTGTAATGGCAAACTGGCATTTTGGGCGTACCAGAAACTGGTATTTAAACTTTGGTCCTTATGTCGGTATTCTGTTATCAGCCTCGGAAACTGCCCGTGATACTGATATTAAATCTATTCTTTCCAGTACAGACTTCGGACTGGATGCCGGTATTGGAGTAAAAATTCCGGTTTCTGAGAAAACCAAGTTCTTTATTGAACTTAATGGACAGAGCGGATTTACTGATTTAGTGAAAGATAATACCGGGATGACCATAAGAAGCAGTACCTCGAACATTAATATTGGATTTAATTTTTAA
- a CDS encoding 3-ketoacyl-ACP reductase: MQILKGKTAIITGAGKGLGRAMALALAAEGVNLGLVARTVADLERVAGEAKGQNPDITVALASADVANYAEVQSAVGELVGKLEKVDILVNNAGILKVGGFLELPVTEWEEVFRVNVLGNYYVIHEVLPFILEQGRGDIINVASTAGLKGSARMSAYGASKAAVINLTESLMQEVRKSNIRVTTVNPSTIATEMTINANFTDGNAEKVLQPEDLASLVVNNLKLPQRAFVKEVGLWSTNP, translated from the coding sequence ATGCAAATTTTAAAAGGAAAAACGGCCATAATCACGGGTGCTGGAAAAGGATTGGGACGGGCAATGGCACTTGCTTTGGCGGCTGAGGGAGTAAACCTGGGTTTGGTGGCCAGAACGGTAGCTGACCTTGAACGTGTAGCCGGGGAAGCGAAAGGGCAAAACCCCGACATTACAGTGGCCCTCGCCAGCGCCGATGTGGCTAACTATGCTGAAGTTCAATCCGCTGTTGGGGAGCTTGTGGGAAAACTGGAAAAGGTGGATATTCTCGTGAACAACGCCGGTATACTAAAGGTTGGTGGCTTTCTTGAGCTGCCCGTAACAGAATGGGAAGAGGTGTTTCGAGTGAATGTATTGGGTAACTATTACGTGATACATGAGGTTTTACCGTTCATCCTGGAGCAGGGCAGAGGCGATATCATTAATGTAGCTTCTACCGCAGGATTGAAAGGATCTGCCCGAATGAGCGCTTACGGTGCTTCTAAAGCGGCGGTGATCAATTTGACCGAATCATTGATGCAGGAAGTCCGTAAATCGAACATTCGCGTTACCACAGTGAACCCGAGTACTATCGCGACTGAAATGACGATCAATGCTAACTTTACCGACGGCAATGCGGAAAAAGTACTGCAACCTGAAGATCTTGCCTCTCTGGTGGTTAACAATTTAAAGTTGCCGCAACGTGCATTCGTTAAAGAAGTTGGACTTTGGTCGACTAATCCCTGA
- a CDS encoding sialidase family protein: MFKKLIALSLVATSLAGSVAAQDKPWKKGILVDEFIYESAPFPQAHAATIAETPTGLVAAFFGGTKERNPDVCIYVSRRENGKWTAPQNVADGVMPDKRYPTWNPVLYQVPGGELYLFYKIGPSPSTWKGWARISKDDGKTWSQGFPLPEGYIGPVKNKPVLLSNGNLFAPTSTEGNSTGNSWQIHFEVTPDMGKTFRKIGPVQAEKGLDAIQPSILDHGKGKLQLLARSRNRAILQSWSYDNGETWEPLSKTNLPNNNSGTDAVTLKDGRHALIYNHVLPPGDLAKGPRTPLNLSLSKDGKTWYAAAILEDSPISQYSYPSIIQSKEGMIHVVYTWRRERIKHVVIDPSKLKLKKIVNGEWPKMKGYTAPKGAEITND; the protein is encoded by the coding sequence ATGTTTAAGAAATTAATCGCACTAAGTTTGGTCGCAACGAGCCTCGCAGGGAGTGTTGCGGCGCAGGATAAGCCCTGGAAAAAAGGAATCCTCGTGGATGAATTTATTTATGAATCGGCGCCGTTTCCACAGGCGCATGCTGCTACAATAGCTGAAACTCCCACGGGGCTGGTAGCAGCTTTCTTTGGCGGGACGAAGGAGAGGAATCCAGACGTTTGTATTTACGTAAGCAGGCGTGAGAATGGTAAGTGGACTGCCCCACAGAATGTGGCCGATGGGGTAATGCCCGACAAAAGATATCCAACCTGGAACCCTGTTTTGTACCAGGTTCCAGGAGGAGAACTATATCTGTTTTACAAGATTGGGCCTAGCCCCTCGACCTGGAAAGGATGGGCGAGGATCTCTAAAGATGACGGGAAAACATGGTCACAGGGATTCCCCTTGCCTGAAGGATATATTGGCCCGGTGAAAAATAAACCTGTATTACTGAGTAACGGAAACTTGTTCGCACCTACGAGCACTGAAGGAAACAGTACGGGCAATAGCTGGCAAATACATTTTGAGGTGACTCCTGATATGGGGAAAACATTCAGGAAGATAGGCCCTGTTCAGGCAGAGAAAGGTCTTGATGCCATTCAGCCAAGTATCCTGGACCATGGAAAGGGCAAACTTCAGTTATTGGCACGAAGCAGGAACAGGGCCATATTACAGTCATGGTCGTATGATAATGGAGAAACGTGGGAACCCCTGTCGAAAACAAACCTGCCAAATAACAATTCCGGAACTGACGCAGTGACCCTTAAAGACGGTCGGCATGCGCTCATTTATAATCATGTGCTGCCTCCAGGTGACTTAGCGAAGGGGCCTCGCACGCCTTTGAACCTCTCTTTATCTAAAGACGGAAAAACCTGGTATGCGGCTGCAATCCTGGAAGATTCGCCCATTAGTCAGTATTCTTATCCATCCATCATTCAAAGTAAAGAAGGAATGATCCATGTGGTTTATACCTGGCGGCGGGAGCGGATTAAGCATGTCGTAATTGATCCTTCAAAATTAAAGCTGAAGAAGATTGTAAATGGAGAATGGCCGAAAATGAAGGGTTACACTGCGCCTAAAGGGGCTGAAATCACAAACGACTAA
- a CDS encoding TonB-dependent receptor → MQVKKILLLGALCACWSIDNTMAGLKTSGINSKAYEESLPENEQHYGTIRGRITTADGSIAAYVSVVLKGTKFGAMSDENGEYQIKRVPEGDYTMIVSAVGLSPREKQIHVSGKGTVIADFSLKENRAELEVVQIKGHRNKFKTDKVSPSLRLQSPLIEIPQNIRVVTDKLIADQLVFDIVDGVTRNVAGTVRTGHWDAQYANISTRGTTIPAFRNGMNQKMPWGPLADDAATIERIEFIKGPSGFMMANGEPGGIYNVVTKKPTGENRSSVSFSGGGYNLGRAAIDLDGKLSADGRLLFRLNAAAQTKGSYNKYNYTDKYVIAPVVSYQIDSNTLVTAEYTTQHVEAQALGTYGFSPNGFGDTDPSFFIGDPSLDPNKLYDHNATLYFNHKLNNDWKVNAQVAYVRYGLFGGTPWPSQIALNGDMKRYLNISEELAINKNAQVSIMGDLATGPVIHRLMAGVDMGNLKTWGDFGSAQEPDLRLGDNKVFNIYNPEYGIPMDSIPVFDRSRSIQIRSGSSTYLTNLTYTGVYLQDEIRMLDEKLRLTLAGRFTHAVTVGKTNKTHISDNIFSPRVGLSYSVTKDFSAYALYDQSFLPVGGQDFAGDPFKPIRGNNVELGLKKDWFDGKWNTTIAAYKITKKNVLTQDLDPEHRAINPNAQVQVGEIESKGIELDIVGEIVSGLNVVLNYAYTDAIVSKDNNPELVGRHVANSVKHLTNGWLSYRYKKQGSLLDGFGLTGGYQIHLDRYAGTTARPLMLPEYYRFDAGATYEKGKLSVSCLVNNLLDRRLLTQGSYNQLDPKKVTPTNVNYYTYIYEMPRNARLSIAYRFK, encoded by the coding sequence ATGCAAGTTAAGAAAATTTTGCTATTAGGTGCCCTCTGCGCCTGCTGGTCTATTGACAACACGATGGCCGGACTAAAAACATCTGGAATCAATTCAAAAGCCTATGAAGAAAGTTTACCTGAAAATGAACAACATTACGGCACAATTCGGGGAAGGATCACAACGGCCGACGGTAGCATAGCTGCGTATGTGTCGGTGGTATTAAAAGGCACCAAGTTCGGTGCGATGTCGGACGAAAATGGTGAGTACCAGATAAAGAGGGTACCAGAAGGTGATTATACCATGATAGTATCTGCAGTTGGGCTATCTCCAAGGGAAAAACAAATCCATGTTTCTGGTAAGGGAACTGTGATTGCGGATTTCTCCTTGAAGGAAAATCGGGCGGAGCTGGAAGTGGTGCAGATAAAAGGGCACCGGAACAAGTTTAAGACTGATAAAGTCTCCCCTTCCCTGCGATTGCAGTCGCCGCTCATTGAAATACCTCAGAACATTCGGGTGGTTACCGATAAACTGATTGCAGATCAACTGGTATTTGATATAGTAGATGGAGTGACACGAAATGTCGCTGGAACGGTCAGGACCGGTCACTGGGACGCTCAGTATGCAAACATATCAACGCGCGGCACTACGATCCCGGCTTTCAGAAATGGGATGAATCAAAAGATGCCATGGGGGCCTCTGGCTGATGATGCAGCAACCATTGAAAGGATTGAGTTTATAAAAGGGCCATCAGGGTTTATGATGGCAAACGGCGAGCCGGGCGGCATTTATAACGTAGTAACTAAAAAGCCCACAGGAGAGAATCGCAGCTCGGTAAGCTTCAGTGGTGGTGGTTATAATTTGGGTCGTGCAGCTATTGATCTTGACGGAAAATTATCGGCTGACGGCAGACTGCTTTTCCGCCTGAACGCGGCAGCCCAAACCAAAGGCAGCTATAACAAATACAACTATACCGACAAATATGTGATTGCGCCAGTAGTAAGCTACCAGATTGACAGTAATACCCTTGTCACCGCTGAATATACTACGCAGCATGTGGAGGCCCAGGCTTTGGGTACTTATGGTTTTTCGCCCAATGGATTTGGCGATACCGATCCCAGCTTCTTTATAGGTGACCCTTCTCTTGACCCTAACAAGTTATATGATCACAATGCAACATTGTATTTCAACCATAAGCTAAACAACGACTGGAAGGTAAACGCCCAGGTAGCTTATGTTCGGTACGGTTTATTTGGCGGTACCCCCTGGCCATCTCAGATTGCACTTAACGGGGATATGAAACGATATTTAAATATCAGTGAAGAGTTAGCCATCAATAAAAATGCACAGGTAAGTATTATGGGAGATCTGGCTACAGGTCCGGTGATCCACCGGCTAATGGCTGGCGTGGATATGGGCAATCTCAAAACCTGGGGGGACTTTGGGAGTGCACAGGAGCCCGATCTTCGATTGGGGGATAATAAGGTGTTTAACATCTATAACCCTGAATACGGCATTCCAATGGACAGTATCCCGGTTTTCGACCGTTCAAGAAGTATTCAGATACGCTCTGGTTCAAGTACGTACCTAACCAACCTTACTTATACAGGAGTTTATTTACAGGACGAAATTCGGATGCTGGACGAAAAGCTTCGTTTAACTCTGGCCGGCCGTTTTACCCACGCCGTAACGGTAGGAAAGACTAACAAGACGCATATTTCTGACAATATATTTAGCCCCAGAGTGGGCCTGAGTTACTCAGTGACAAAAGATTTCTCTGCATATGCGCTATATGATCAGAGTTTCCTGCCCGTAGGAGGCCAGGATTTTGCAGGTGATCCATTTAAACCCATCAGGGGTAATAACGTCGAGTTGGGTTTGAAGAAAGACTGGTTTGACGGAAAATGGAATACCACTATTGCAGCTTATAAGATCACTAAGAAAAATGTACTTACTCAAGATTTAGATCCCGAGCATCGTGCAATAAATCCAAATGCTCAGGTTCAGGTAGGTGAAATTGAATCGAAAGGGATTGAACTGGATATTGTGGGCGAAATTGTGAGTGGGTTGAACGTCGTGTTAAATTATGCGTATACTGATGCGATAGTCAGTAAAGATAACAATCCGGAGTTAGTTGGCAGACACGTCGCCAATTCTGTAAAACACCTTACAAACGGCTGGTTGTCATACCGCTATAAAAAGCAGGGATCGTTACTCGATGGTTTCGGATTAACGGGCGGTTATCAAATTCATCTTGACAGGTACGCAGGAACAACAGCCAGGCCGCTAATGTTGCCGGAGTATTATCGCTTTGATGCAGGTGCAACATATGAAAAAGGTAAACTGAGTGTTTCTTGCCTTGTGAACAACTTGCTTGACCGAAGATTGCTCACACAGGGTTCTTATAATCAGTTAGATCCCAAGAAGGTAACACCCACAAATGTTAATTACTACACATACATATACGAAATGCCCAGAAACGCGAGGCTGAGTATTGCTTACCGTTTCAAATAA
- a CDS encoding MBL fold metallo-hydrolase, which translates to MRQPQFGKAPRGKRLERLQKSPHYKDGKFQNIHFTPITTEGYSMAGVMYNFIFTKFPRTRPIDSIPSVKTDLKNLPITENVLVWFGHSSYFIQLDGKRFLIDPVFSGNASPIPNSNKSFKGTDIYSAEDMPEIDFLLITHDHYDHLDYQTVMKLKPKVRQIICGLGVGEHFEYWKFDTAKVIEMDWNESVVIGENFTLHTAPARHFSGRSFTRNNTLWLSFVLQTSDLKLYLGGDSGYDTHFAEIGEKFGGFDLALLDNGQYNVAWQAIHMLPNEGLKAAKDLHAKRLFPVHSSKFKLANHPWDEPLKTISELNEKEYHLPLVTPKIGEVVRLNDSTQVFTKWWERVN; encoded by the coding sequence ATGCGTCAACCACAATTCGGAAAAGCACCAAGAGGCAAACGACTTGAGCGTTTGCAAAAATCACCCCACTACAAAGACGGAAAATTTCAAAATATACACTTTACACCTATTACGACTGAAGGTTATTCCATGGCGGGCGTGATGTATAATTTCATATTTACAAAATTTCCGCGCACCCGGCCAATCGACAGTATTCCTTCTGTAAAGACCGATTTGAAAAATTTACCAATTACCGAAAATGTCTTGGTGTGGTTCGGGCATTCGTCATACTTTATTCAGCTCGATGGGAAGCGTTTTCTTATTGATCCTGTTTTTAGCGGCAATGCTTCGCCGATACCAAACTCTAATAAATCATTTAAGGGCACAGACATCTATTCGGCAGAGGATATGCCAGAAATTGATTTTCTGCTCATAACACACGATCATTACGATCATTTAGATTATCAAACTGTGATGAAGCTGAAGCCTAAAGTCAGGCAGATCATTTGCGGTTTAGGTGTGGGCGAACATTTTGAATACTGGAAGTTCGATACTGCAAAGGTCATTGAGATGGATTGGAACGAGAGTGTTGTTATCGGCGAAAATTTTACCTTGCATACTGCACCTGCACGTCATTTTTCCGGCAGGAGTTTTACCAGAAATAATACGCTATGGCTTTCATTTGTTTTGCAAACGTCTGATCTGAAGTTGTATCTAGGTGGTGATAGCGGCTACGATACGCACTTTGCCGAAATCGGGGAAAAGTTCGGTGGGTTTGATCTGGCACTCTTAGACAACGGTCAGTATAATGTAGCATGGCAGGCCATTCATATGCTACCGAACGAAGGGTTGAAAGCTGCGAAGGATTTACATGCTAAACGGCTGTTTCCTGTACATTCTTCTAAATTTAAACTGGCAAATCACCCCTGGGATGAACCATTGAAAACCATCAGTGAACTGAACGAAAAAGAATATCATTTACCCTTGGTGACGCCTAAGATTGGGGAAGTAGTGAGGCTAAATGACAGTACACAAGTTTTTACCAAATGGTGGGAACGAGTGAATTGA
- a CDS encoding alpha/beta hydrolase family protein, protein MYKSLVAGFLVLLASFSFAQTADDAFRKPLKEVISDIENQFHVKIRYPEDLVKDRMVTYAGWRFRPDLEQTLFNVMSSQDITFVKEGEGKYKLQNFQYHLKTPLEGKQQLEYLWTKFNDVTSWESRKKELRECMWKALKLSPLPAKPASRPVISNRRTMNGYTIENVALETLPGVYVCGSLYRPLNAKGKLPVILNPDGHFGDGRYRADCQYRCAMQAKMGAISFSYDLFAWGESALQFKPSDHRKSLAMSVHALNSIRILDWLLSMKNADPNRVAITGGSGGGSQTMLITALDDRIKLSVPVVMMSSYHSGGCPCESGMGVHLCGGGTNNVEIAAMAAPRPQLIISDGKDWTQQVPQVEFPYLKKVYDFYGKTGEVENAHFPQEGHDYGLSKRVAMYQFVAKHFNLDIKKIQDKEGRIHESGVTIEKYPAMYVFGEKRESLPANAVKDFAQLEEMFK, encoded by the coding sequence ATGTATAAAAGCTTAGTTGCCGGTTTTCTGGTTTTACTTGCTTCTTTCAGCTTTGCCCAAACAGCTGACGATGCTTTCAGAAAACCATTAAAGGAAGTAATATCCGATATAGAAAACCAGTTCCATGTAAAGATTCGTTATCCTGAAGATCTTGTGAAGGACCGCATGGTAACTTATGCTGGCTGGAGGTTCAGGCCGGATCTTGAACAGACGCTGTTCAATGTAATGTCGTCACAGGATATTACGTTTGTAAAGGAGGGCGAGGGCAAATACAAGCTTCAGAACTTTCAGTACCACCTGAAAACTCCGCTTGAAGGAAAACAACAACTAGAGTACCTGTGGACGAAGTTTAATGACGTGACGTCCTGGGAAAGTCGTAAAAAGGAGTTGCGGGAATGTATGTGGAAAGCTTTAAAGCTTTCCCCTCTTCCGGCGAAGCCTGCGAGTAGACCTGTTATTAGTAATAGGCGAACCATGAACGGTTACACTATTGAGAATGTTGCTTTGGAAACCTTGCCCGGCGTATACGTTTGCGGTTCCTTATACCGGCCGTTGAATGCAAAAGGGAAACTTCCGGTGATCCTCAATCCCGATGGGCATTTCGGCGATGGAAGGTACAGGGCTGACTGCCAGTACCGCTGTGCTATGCAGGCAAAAATGGGAGCTATTTCCTTTAGTTATGATCTTTTCGCATGGGGCGAATCAGCATTACAATTTAAACCTTCCGATCATAGAAAGAGTCTCGCAATGAGCGTTCATGCCTTAAATAGCATCAGAATACTCGATTGGCTGTTGTCGATGAAGAACGCCGACCCTAATCGTGTAGCTATTACCGGAGGATCAGGAGGCGGAAGTCAGACTATGCTGATCACCGCTTTGGATGACCGGATCAAGCTGAGCGTTCCAGTAGTGATGATGTCGTCCTACCATAGTGGAGGCTGCCCTTGTGAGAGTGGTATGGGGGTACATCTTTGCGGCGGAGGGACCAACAATGTCGAAATTGCGGCGATGGCGGCACCGAGACCTCAACTTATTATTTCCGATGGAAAGGACTGGACCCAGCAGGTACCGCAAGTGGAGTTTCCCTACCTGAAGAAGGTGTACGACTTTTATGGGAAAACGGGCGAGGTTGAGAATGCGCATTTTCCCCAGGAAGGGCACGATTACGGATTAAGTAAGCGTGTGGCTATGTATCAGTTTGTTGCAAAGCATTTTAACCTCGACATTAAGAAAATTCAGGACAAGGAAGGCAGGATCCACGAGTCGGGAGTAACGATAGAAAAATACCCGGCTATGTACGTATTTGGAGAGAAGCGGGAGAGCCTGCCAGCCAATGCAGTGAAGGATTTTGCTCAATTGGAAGAGATGTTTAAATAG
- a CDS encoding sugar phosphate isomerase/epimerase family protein has translation MKNKTISRRHFIAGTAMASAGLLMPGSLAWALTDKKQRYRIAVVDLMILKRQKLSAFQLAKEIGADGLEVDMGGLGNRETFDNKLSDPIIRQQFLDKAKELNLGICSLAMTGFFAQSFATRPTWQKMIQDCIDTMKAMGVKVAFLPLGVQGDLVKNPELRPAIVERLQVAGKMAQQAGVIIGIETSLDARAEVQLLKDIGSDAIKIYFKFANPVKGGRDLCQELKILGKKRICMIHCTNEDRVWLQNDPAINMQEVKRTLDKMGWEGWLVVERSRDQSNPTNVKWNFGANVAYLKKVFQG, from the coding sequence ATGAAAAACAAAACTATCAGCAGACGGCATTTTATCGCCGGTACTGCAATGGCATCGGCGGGATTACTAATGCCGGGCAGTCTTGCGTGGGCGTTGACTGATAAGAAACAGAGGTACAGGATCGCGGTTGTAGATCTGATGATCCTGAAGCGTCAGAAACTAAGCGCCTTTCAGCTTGCAAAAGAGATAGGAGCGGATGGGCTTGAAGTAGACATGGGTGGCTTGGGTAACCGTGAGACGTTTGATAACAAACTTTCAGATCCAATAATAAGACAGCAGTTCCTCGATAAAGCGAAAGAACTAAATCTGGGGATTTGCTCCCTGGCAATGACTGGCTTCTTTGCCCAGTCCTTTGCTACAAGGCCGACCTGGCAGAAGATGATTCAGGACTGTATAGATACGATGAAGGCAATGGGAGTGAAGGTCGCTTTTCTGCCTCTGGGAGTACAGGGAGACCTTGTAAAGAACCCGGAGTTAAGGCCTGCGATTGTAGAAAGGCTGCAAGTAGCCGGGAAGATGGCTCAGCAGGCAGGTGTGATTATCGGAATAGAAACTTCTCTTGACGCGAGGGCAGAAGTGCAATTGCTAAAAGATATCGGGTCTGATGCAATAAAGATCTATTTCAAGTTCGCCAACCCTGTAAAGGGCGGAAGGGATTTATGTCAGGAATTAAAGATCCTCGGAAAGAAACGAATTTGTATGATCCACTGTACAAATGAAGATAGAGTATGGCTGCAGAACGATCCGGCAATCAACATGCAGGAGGTTAAGCGCACGCTCGATAAAATGGGCTGGGAAGGCTGGCTGGTGGTAGAACGGTCGCGCGACCAGAGTAACCCAACAAACGTCAAATGGAACTTCGGAGCTAATGTGGCCTATCTTAAGAAGGTATTTCAGGGATAA
- a CDS encoding PepSY-associated TM helix domain-containing protein → MTPMKQTPAKKKQKDSLFKRINNWLHLWLGLISGVIVLIVCLTGCIWVFNEEITGLLEPETRFEWQNKPVLRPSQLIDIAAKRHPDKIPSYANYQQGRAINLNLRSADAAPRDRSGGTLLKINPYTGEVISEEVRKKGETDFFRFILNGHRFLWLPSGIGRPIVNYGTLVFVVLLITGLIWWYPKKWNKSTRRKSFTIKWGASFRRVNLDLHNVVGFYSLLFLAAIALTGMVYGIKWYSEGLYWVTSGGDKLAEYKRMESDSLQKGNLYTPAQAMDGAWARVIERHPKSMGFYYSFADTSHPKAAIDVSVYPNKGQFYNSQGYSFDQHTLKELKRRDAYSVAYNEASFGEKLRKMNYDIHVGSILGFPGKVLAFLASLIGASLPVTGFLIWYNRKFKKKKGVKKRRNAEGEDSSLFGNEKRNINPKTSSSKPQPALSRVL, encoded by the coding sequence ATGACTCCCATGAAACAGACACCGGCAAAAAAGAAGCAAAAGGATTCTCTTTTTAAAAGGATTAATAACTGGCTTCATTTATGGCTGGGACTGATATCTGGTGTCATTGTGCTGATTGTTTGTCTTACCGGCTGTATCTGGGTGTTTAATGAAGAGATTACCGGCTTGCTCGAGCCAGAAACCAGGTTTGAATGGCAGAACAAGCCGGTCCTCAGGCCTTCCCAGCTGATAGATATCGCAGCGAAGCGGCATCCTGATAAGATACCGTCGTATGCCAATTACCAACAGGGCAGAGCAATTAACCTGAACCTTCGATCTGCAGATGCCGCCCCGCGTGATCGCAGTGGCGGAACGCTTCTGAAAATCAATCCCTACACTGGCGAGGTGATTAGTGAAGAAGTGCGAAAGAAGGGAGAAACCGATTTCTTCAGATTCATCCTCAATGGACACAGGTTTCTATGGTTGCCTTCCGGGATTGGCAGGCCGATCGTAAACTACGGAACATTGGTGTTTGTAGTATTGCTTATCACCGGACTGATATGGTGGTATCCCAAAAAATGGAACAAGTCTACCCGCAGGAAGAGCTTCACGATTAAATGGGGCGCCTCGTTCAGGAGGGTAAACCTTGACCTGCATAATGTAGTCGGCTTCTATTCGTTGCTGTTCCTGGCGGCTATTGCCCTCACAGGAATGGTGTACGGCATCAAATGGTATAGCGAAGGATTGTATTGGGTTACTTCGGGTGGAGATAAGCTGGCTGAATATAAAAGGATGGAATCGGACTCTCTGCAGAAGGGAAACCTCTATACACCAGCGCAAGCGATGGATGGGGCCTGGGCCAGAGTGATCGAAAGGCATCCTAAATCCATGGGTTTCTATTATAGTTTTGCCGACACTTCGCATCCGAAAGCTGCGATTGACGTTTCGGTTTATCCTAACAAAGGACAGTTTTACAATAGTCAGGGCTATAGCTTCGACCAGCATACGCTGAAAGAACTGAAACGTCGCGATGCTTACTCTGTAGCTTACAACGAAGCTTCCTTTGGCGAGAAGCTGCGAAAAATGAACTACGATATCCATGTTGGCAGCATTCTCGGCTTTCCAGGTAAAGTTCTCGCCTTCCTGGCTTCACTAATTGGGGCAAGCCTGCCGGTTACTGGCTTCCTGATATGGTATAACCGTAAGTTTAAGAAGAAAAAAGGTGTCAAAAAAAGGAGGAATGCTGAAGGAGAGGATTCATCGCTGTTCGGCAACGAGAAACGAAATATAAATCCAAAGACCTCTTCCAGCAAACCTCAGCCAGCACTGTCCAGGGTGCTTTAA